CGATGCGCGAGTTCGACCTGAGCACCGCCCAGTGGCGCAAGAGCAGCTACAGCGATGGCAACGGCGGCAGCTGCGTCGAGGTCTCCGACGCCCACCCCGGCGTCGTCCCCGTCCGCGACAGCAAAGCTCCCCACGGCCCCGCCCTGGTCTTCCCGGCCACCGGCTGGTCCACCTTCATCCACGCCGTCAAAGACGGTCAATTTCCGGCCGCCTGACTCGCTTTCACCAGGCGTTCACACCAGTCACACAAAGGCCCCGCCATCCCACTGGATGACGGGGCCACATCACGTTATGGTCCGGGTCATCGCGGGCGGAAGACGACCTTCCGTACTTCTCAGTCCCCCATGGGAAGTGGCCCTCACGGCACGTCAACTGCCCGGTAGCATCCCGTGATGATCGGCAGCACGACGCCGTGATGGCCGGCCGACCCAGTCAGTACCCCAATTGAGGATCTCGATGACATCCATACCGGAGGCGCTGTTGTGGTGCCTCAGCGCAGGTACGGCCGCCGCCGTGGTCCTGGCGGCGCTCTCGATCCGCGCGCGCGGACAGCGCGCCGGCCTGAGAACGCGCCTGTCCGCCGCTGAGGAACAGAACAGCGCCACGCTCCACAGCAATACGGAGCTGTCGGCCCGGCTGCGCGCCACCGAGGCCGAGATCCGGCACCTGGCCGGTACCAGGCTCCCCGACCTGACGCTGGCGCTGGCCCACCCCCATGTGCCGGTACCGGGTCTGAAGGACGCCCGGTTCGCCGGGACGGAGACCGACCACGCGCTGAGCGCCGTACTGGAGCAGGTCAGCGACGCGATCACCAAGGAGCGGGCGCGCGTCGACGCCGCCGCGCAGTCCACCCTCCGCGGCGCGACCACCACCATCCAGGCGCTGCTCTACCAGCTCCAGACGGCGCTTCAGGAGATGCAGCACCGCTACGACGACCCGAGCGTCGCCCAGGACCTGCTGAACGCCGACTTCCTCAACGAACAGGCGCTGCGGCGTATCCAGGCCACCGGTGTCGTCTGCGGCGCCTGGCCGGGGCTCACCCGGGAGGACTCCTACCTCGCCGAGCTGGTCGTCGGCGCCACCTCCCGGCTGCGCGGCTACGAGCGGGTGCAGGTCAGCAACCAGCTGCGCGACCCGGTCGCCGTGGTCGCGCGGGCCGTGGAGCCGATCGCGATCACCGTGACCGAGCTGCTGGCCAACGCGCTGCACCACTCGCACCGTGAACTGCCCGTCACCATCACCCTCCAGCAGGGCAACCGCGGCGCCTCGGTCATCGTCGACGACTACGGCGTCGGTATGCACGACGACGAGATCAAGGCCGCGATGGAGCTGCTGTCGGGTGACGACAGCCTGCTGCTCACCCAGCTCGGCGACCCGCCGCGGTCCGGGTTCGCGGCGGCCGGCCAGCTGGTGCGTCAGTACGGCTTCGGGGTGCATGTCGAGCCGTCGCCGTACGGCGGCGTCCGTGCGGTCGTGTACATCCCGGGTGACCCCCTTCTCACCGTCCTCGACGAGAGCACCCAGCCGATGTCCGTGATGGCCCCCCTGCCGCACCGTTCCGGGATGCCGGAGCGGTCCCGCTCCGCGCTGCCGACCGGCGCCACGACGCCGCCCCCGGCGGCCTCCGCACCCGCCGCGTCCCCCGCGCCCGCCGCGCCGTCCGCCGCCTCCTACGAGGCGCCCGCCCAGCCGGCCGAAGGCGAACTGCCGCGCCGGCGCCGCCGCAAGCCCGTCTCCGAACTCGACGAGAGTGCCGAGCGCACCGACTCGCTTCCCCCGCGCTCCCCGGAGGAGACCGGATCCCGTTGGGCCGCGCTCCAGCGCGGTACCGAATCCGGCCGGGCAGCCGCCCAGTCAGAACCCCCTCGCAGTCCCGAAGGGAACGCTCAGTCATGAACAGCCCCACCCGCCGCCGCGTCGCCGAGGACAAGTCCTGGGTGTTGGCGCCCCTCCTGGAGTTGCCGCATGTTATTCACGCAGCCGTCATCTCCGGCGATGGATTCATCGAGGGCGCCTCGCCGGGCCTCAAGCGTGACTCCGCCGAGGGTGTCGCCGCGATGATGTCCGCGCTCCAGGGCGCGGGACGTGCCGTGACCGCGGCGTTCGCCGAGAAGGACGACACCAGGCTGCGGCAGACCGTGATCGAGTCCGATGAGGGCTTCGTCTTCGCGATACCGGCCGGCGAGAACACCTGCCTCGCCGTCTTCGCCGGCCCGGAGGTGAACATGGGCGTCGTCGCCCACCACATGCAGGTCCAGGTGACGACCCTGGGCAACAAGGTCATGAACAGCCGGGCCCGGGACCTCGGTAACCCGGCATGACCCCGCGCCAGAGCAGCGGCAGGCGCCTCGTTCCGGCCTATCTGGCGACCGGGGGACGCGCCCAGCCCAGCCGCAACACGTTGGACCGGCTCACCCTGCTGCACGGCGTGGGGATGCCGATCACCAGTGAGGTACGCCCGGAGGAGCACCGCATCCTGGAGCTCCTGGAGCCCGGGGCGCTGTCTCTGGCGGAGGTCGCCGCCCACCTTCACCTGCCGGTGAGCGTGGTGAAGGTGCTGGTGGCCGACCTTGTCGATGCCGGGCGGCTGCACGCCCGTGTCCCCATTCCCGAAGCCGAGCAATTCGACCGACAGATCCTGGAGAGGGTTCTCGATGGACTCCGCTCTCTCAAGTCCTAGCCCCGGCACCGGCGCGAGCACCGGCAACATGTACCTCTCCGGCGAGAACCAGACACTGGTCAAGCTCCTGGTGGCGGGACCGTTCGGGGTCGGCAAGACCACGCTCATCCGTGCGCTGTCCGAAACCCCGCCGCTGCACACCGAAGAGGTCATGACCCAGACCGGCGCGATCGTCGACGATCTCGCCGGCGTCCGGGAGAAGACCACCACCACCGTCGCCATCGACTTCGGGCGGCTGACCCTGCCGGGGGACCTGGTGCTGTACCTGTTCGGCACCCCCGGGCAGAAACGGTTCCGTCCCCTGTGGCAGGACATCGCCCGCGGCGCACTGGGCGCCCTCGTCCTCGCCGACACCCGTCGGCTGGCGGACTCCTTCGAGGTGATGGACATCGTCGAGGAGGCCGGGCTGCGCTACGCGGTCGCGGTCAACACCTTCCCCGACGCGCCCCAGTACGACGTCGAAAAGCTGCGCGAGGCGCTCGATCTGCACCCCGAGACGCCGTTGGTGCTGTGTGACGCCCGCGACCGGGAGCAGTCCGTCGACGCGCTGATCGCGCTCGTCGGGCATGTCCTGGCCCACACCCCCGAGGAGAACCCGAACCCGTGACTTCCCCGCACCAGCCGGGAGCCGCACCGCCACCGGGCTGCCCGGCGCACGCCGCCACCCCGTACCAGCAGGCACCGGCCCAGCCCGACGCACAGACGCCGGTGAAGCTCTACGGACCGGACTTCGCCGCCGACCCGCACCGCTTCTACGCCGAGTTGCGGCAGTACGGTGCGCTGGCGCCGGTCGAGATCGCGCCGGAGGTGACCGCGATGCTGGTCACCGACTACCGGGCGGCCCTCGACCTGCTGCACGACGACGCCACCTGGTCCAAGGACTCCCGGGAGTGGATGACGACCGTCCCGCCGGACACCCCGGTCATGCCGATGCTGATGTGGCGCCCCAACGTCTTCTGGACCGACGGGCCGGCGCACGTCCGCTACCGGGACGTCATCGTCGACAGCTTCCGGCTCGTCGAGCCGCACGAGCTGCGCGCCCGCGTGCACCACGCCGCGGACACCCTGATCCAGCGCTTCGGCGCGCACGGCGAGGTCGACCTGATCGCCGACTACGCGCGGCTGATCCCGCTGCTGATGTTCAACAACCTCTTCGGGATGCCCGACTCCTACAGCGACCGGCTCATCGAGGCCATCGCGGGGATGCTGGACGGCACCTCCCCCGAGGAGGCCGCGGCCGCCAACGAGGCGTACACCAACTACATCATGGAGCTGGTCGGCTCGAAGAAGGCCGAGCGGGGGCTGGACCTCACCTCCTGGTTCATGGACCACCCCAATGCGCTCAACGACGAGGAGCTGATCCACAACATCATCCTCACGATGGGCGCGGGCAACGAGCCGCTCGCCAACCTCATCGGCAACGCGCTGTCGCGGATGCTCTCCGACGACCGCTACTACAACACCCTCTCCGGCGGCGCGCTGACCGCGCACGACGCCATCAACGAGGTGCTGTGGAACGACCCGCCGCTGACCAACTACTCCGCGCACTTCCCGGTCCGTGACGTCTTCTTCCACGGCACCTGGGTGCGCAAGGGGCAGCTGGTGATGGTGTCGTACGCGGCCGCCAACAGCCAGTTCGACACCGGGACACCGGGCTCGGGCGGCGGTTCGCACCTCGCCTGGGCGGCCGGCCCGCACGCCTGCCCCGTGAAGCGGCATGCGCTGCTGATCGCCACCACCGCGATCGAGCGGCTCACCGCCTGGCTCTCCGACATCGAACTCGCCGTGGACGCCCGCGAGTTGCAGTGGCGCAACGGCGCCTTCCACCGGGCTCTGGCCGCGCTCCCGGCCCGTTTCACCCCGATCACCCCCGACCAGGCAGGAGCCACTCCATGGCACAACAGGGACAGCAGCCCTACGTCATCGACCCGGTCGGAAGCGACATCCACGGAGAGGCAGCCCGCCTCCGCGCACTAGGCCCGGCGACGCGGACCGAGCTCCCCGGCGGCATCGAGGCCTGGTCGGTCACCAGCCACACCCTCCTCAAGCAGCTGCTGACCGACGACCGGGTCTCCAAGAACCCGCGGGAGCACTGGCCCCTGTGGCAGCGCGAGGAGATCCGCAGCAGCTGGCTCCAGTCCTGGATCGGCGTCACGAACATGTTCACCGCGTACGGCGCCGACCACCGGCGGCTGCGCAAGCTGATCGCCCCGGCGTTCACGGCCCGCCGCACCGACGCCATGCTCCCGCGCGTGGAGGCCATCACCACGGCCCTCCTGGACGGCCTGGCCGCGCACCCCGCGGGCGAGCCCGTGGACCTGCGGGCCCGTTTCAGCCATCCGCTGCCCATGCAGGTCATCTGCGAGCTGTTCGGCTTCCCGGAGGGCGAGCAGCGCGCCGAACTCGCCCGCCTCGTCGCGGCCATCATGGACACCACGGCCACCCCGGAGCAGGCCGGTGCCACCGCCGCGGCCGTCCATGCGCTGCTGTCCGGCCTGGTCGCCGCCAAGCGCGAGAACCCGGCCGACGACCTGACGAGCCTCCTGGTCTCCGCGCGGGACGACGAGGGCGAGCGGATGACCGAGCAGGAGCTGCTCGACACCCTCCTCCTCGTCATCGGGGCCGGCCACGAGACCACCGTCGACCTCCTCGGAAACGCCGTGCACGCCCTGCTCACCCACCCCGAGCAGCTGAAGATGGTGCGGTCGGGCGAGGTGCCCTGGAACGACGTCATCGAGGAGACGCTGCGCTGGGCTCCCAGCATCGCCGCCCTCCCCCTCCGGTTCGCGGTGGCGGACATCGACCTCCCGGGCGGCCCCACCATCCGCAAGGGCGAGGCGATCCTCCCGGCGTACGCCGCGGCCGGCCGTGACCCCGAGTTCCACGGCGAGGCGGCAGCGGAATTCGACATCCGGCGCACCCGCCAGGAGCACCTCGCCTTCGGCCACGGCGTCCACCACTGCCTGGGCGCCCCGCTGGCCCGTATGGAGGCCCGGATCGCCCTCCCGGCCCTCTTCGCCCGCTTCCCGGATCTTCAACTGGCCGTGCCGTCGGGTGAGTTGGAGCCCACGGGAGGCTTCATATCGGGCGGCTTGCGCAGCCTGCCGGTGCGTCTGACGTCGGGCTGAACCGGCCCGTCCGCGCGCGGAACACGACCCCGTCACCCTGCTGTGGTGGCGGGGTCTTTCCGACGCCCGCGCCGGGTCTTTCCGACGCCTGCGCAGCTTGCGCCTCCCGGGGCCGGTCACGTAGGTGCCGACGCGTCCAGCCGGCCGGACCACGGCCTCAGGACGGGGTGCGTGCCGCCGCCAGCAACCGGTTCGTGTCGGCGGGGCGGAGCATGAGCGCGCCGCCGACCGTGCTCAGCACCTCGCGCTCCGCGGGCGTGTAGGAACCGTCGGCGAGAGCGATGCGCGCGCCCTGGAGGAGGAGCAGTTCGCGGCCGGCGGGGGCGAGATGCGGGGCGAGCGGCTCCAGCGCCTCGTGGAGCTCTATGGCCAGCGCGGTGCCGCACGGGTCCAGGCCCTGGTGGCCGCAGTGGCCGCCGGTCACCGCGTCGTAGGTGCCGGTCAGCCGGCCGGTGTCGGCGGCGAGGGCGGCGAGCAGGGTCAGCAGTTCGTCCTCGGAGCAGTCCGCGAAGCCCGCCGCGCGGACCGTGTCGACGGCGGTCTCACGGACCGCGCGGGAGGAGGTGCCGCCGGCGGCCAGCAGCGCGAGGGTGACGGTGTGGACGGCGTCCCTGAGCATCGCGGAGAAACGGACGGTGGTCGGGTGGTCGAGGGCGTCCGGGCCGAAGTGGCCGCGGCAGGCGGAACACTCCAGGACCGGGCCGGCGGCGCCGCGGGAGAGAAGCGGGACGCCGAGGAGGGTGAGGCGGCGACGGCCGGTCCTGCGGAGGTAGTTGCGGTCCCCGCCGCAGTCCGGGCAGAAGAACTCGCCGTCGGCGACGGTACGCCAGGACGTGCGCACGCCCATCACACACATCTTGTGCATCACGTCAGCCCTCCATAGCCCTCAGGGCAGGGGAGGTAACCCCATGGCCCCATCGCCGTATGGGACGTGATGTTAGCCACATCCGTGATGCGACGTCAGCACCTCGTACCGGACAACTGGCCGGATGCCGAAGGACCCTGCCCGCCCCGAAGGGCGCGGGCAGGCCCGGCCGGCGCGCTGAGGGGGCCCGGCCGCCGCCCGTCGGCCGAGGTCACCGGCCGTGCGGGGTCAGCAACGGTCCGAGGGCGTCAGTCTTGCGGGGGCGTCAACAGCCCGGGGGGCGTACTCCGGCCGTGCTGGAGGACCTTGGCCACTTCCCGTGCCTGGTTGTCCAGTCCGCGGGCGTTGGGGTGGACCAGGGTGCAGGCCTCGCCGGTGCCGGGGATGTCGTTGCACAGTTCCGTCGGCGGGTCGGTCTGGTCGCCGTCACCGGTGAGGTTGTCCCTGATCCCGTACATCCACTTCGTCTCGCCGCTCCGGCAGACGCCGTGGCCCACGCTGGGCCCGTAGGTGTCGACATAGGTCGCGTTCTGGTGTCCTGCGTGCCGGTGCAGCAGGTCGTTCAGGCGCCGTTCGACCCCGTCGAGCCAGGGCATATCGCCCTTCTTGACGCTGCCGAGCTGGTTCCAGTGCAGGAAGGTGCAGCCGGAGTTGTCCGGGACGATGGCCGGATAGCCGACGACGGCGACCTCGGCGTGCGGCGCGGCCGCGTGGATCGCCGTCATCATGCGGCCGAAGTCGGCGTCGAGCCGGTCGAAGCGGTCCTGTAGCCAGTCCGCCCCCGCCCCGCCGCCGGTGTAGTGGTCGGTACAGGGCTTGGTCTTCAGGGGCTGGGTGAGCCCGAGTTCGAGGCACTTGGCCAGGACGGACCCGAAGCCGAGGGAGTTGCCGCCGATGCCGACGGTGACGAAGTCGGTGTCCGCGGACAGGGCTTCCAGCTGCGGGGGCAGCTCGGGCCAGCCTCCCTCGGGCGGGATCGTCGGCGGCCCGAGGATCTTGTCGGACGGTTGGGGCTCCAGGATCCCGTCGACGACCTCGGCCGCTCCGCAGGTCACATCCCTGAGGTGGTAACCGAACCGCTCCGCAACCTGGTGGGGGTAGTTGCGGTACGAGCGGCCGCAGCCGTCCTCGGCGTCCCAGGGGCGGACGAACACTCCGGCGCTGTACGAGTCGCCGAGCGCGACATACTCCGGGCGGTCGGCCGCCCGGGCCGGTGCCGCGGTCGTCGCCGGCGCGAGGGCCGACGCCACCACGGCAAGCGCGGCCGCTCCGGCCAGAGCCAGCCGGGAGAGTGCGGGCATGCGAAGTCTGGTCATCTGCACGTCCTTGGTGTGCGCGCCGGGGCCTGTCCGAGCGGCGCTCATCACCAAAAGTACCAAGACGATTACACACAGTGACATCTGTCGACTTCAAACCCCACGTTCAGGTGGCGGCGCCGCACAACGGCGCACCCCCGCGGCTCGTGCGAGCTGCGGGGGCGCGACGGGAGGCGTCTGCCGGGTCAGCGACCCGCGCGGTTGACGGCGGAGACGACGGCCTTCAGCGAGGCGCGCGTGGTGTTGGCGTCGATGCCGATGCCCCACAGCACCTTGTCGCCGATCGCGCACTCGATGTACGAGGCGGCCAGCGCGGAGGCGCCCTCGCTCATGGTGTGCTCCTGGTAGTCCAGCAGCCGCGCGTCGACGCCGATGCCCTGGAGCGCGTGGAAGAACGCGGAGATCGGGCCGTTGCCGGTGCCGACCAGGACCGTCTCCGCACCGTCCACCTCGGCCTCGACGGTGAGGGTGTCGATGCCGTCCTTGTCGGTGGTGGTCTGGCCGTTCTTGACCTGGATGCGGCCCCACGGGTTCTGGGGGTTGGGCAGGTACTCGTCCTGGAAGGCCGACCAGATGGCGGTGGGCGTGATCTCGCCGCCCTCGGTGTCGGTCTTCTCCTGGATGATCCGGGAGAACTCGATCTGCATCCGGCGCGGCAGGTCCAGCTTGTGGTCGTTCTTCAGGACGTAGGCGATACCGCCCTTGCCGGACTGCGAGTTGACGCGGATGACGGCCTCGTAGGAGCGGCCCACGTCCTTGGGGTCGATGGGCAGGTACGGGACCGCCCACTCGATGTCGTCCACGGTCCTGCCGGCGGCGGTGGCCTCGGCCTCCATGGCGTCGAAGCCCTTCTTGATGGCGTCCTGGTGGGAGCCGGAGAAGGCGGTGTAGACCAGATCGCCCGCGTAGGGGTGGCGCGGGTGGATCTCCATCTGGTTGCAGTACTCGCTCGTGCGACGGATCTCGTCGATCTGCGAGAAGTCGATCTGCGGGTCGACGCCCTGGGAGAACAGGTTCATGCCCAGCGTCACCAGGTCGACGTTGCCGGTGCGCTCGCCCTGCCCGAACAGGCAGCCCTCGATACGGTCGGCGCCCGCCATGATCGCCAGCTCGGCGGCGGCGACGGCGGTGCCCCGGTCGTTGTGCGGGTGCACGGACAGGCATACGTGCTCGCGCCGGGTCAGGTGGCGCGACATCCACTCGAAGCGGTCCGCGTGCGTGGAGGGCGTGGAGCGCTCGACGGTGGCGGGCAGGTTCAGGATGATCTCGCGGCCCTCCTCGGGCTGCCAGACGTCACACACCGCCTCACAGACCTCCAGCGCGAAGTCCAGCTCGGTGTCGGTGAAGATCTCCGGGCTGTACTGGTAGCCGAAGATCGTCTCGTCGCCCAGGATCTTGTCGGCGTACTCCATGACCAGCCGGGTGCCGTCCACGGCGATCTGCTTGACCTGCTCCTTCGAGCCGCGGAAGACGACCCGGCGGAAGGTGGGCGCGGTGGCGTTGTACAGGTGGACCGTGGCGCGGTGGGCGCCGCGCAGCGACTCGACGGTGCGCTCGATCAGTTCCTCGCGGGCCTGCGTCAGGACGGAGATCGTCACGTCCTCGGGGATCGCGCCCTCTTCGATGATCGAGCGGACGAACGCGAAGTCCGTCTCACCGGAGGACGGGAATCCGACCTCGATCTCCTTGTATCCCATGCGGACCAGCAGATCGAACATCTCGCGCTTGCGGGCCGGCGACATCGGGTCGATCAGCGCCTGGTTGCCGTCCCGCAGGTCGGTCGACAGCCAGCGGGGCGCGACGGTGATGCGGTTGTCCGGCCACGTCCGGTCGGGGATGTCGACGGATTCGTAGCGGCCGTACCGGTGGACGGGCATCCCGGAGGGCTGCTGGAGCTGCGTCGCGTTGGTGACCGGGGTGGGCCGGCCGACGGCATGGCCTGCGGGGGTCGACGGATTCGTCATGGTGCGTGGGGCTCCTCGTATGTCCGCTGGGGGTCCTCCCTGCTCCGGGGAGTCAGGGAGAGGCCGACGGGGCGAAAAGATCGCAACACCGAACTCCGCGGGGAGGGGGTCGGCCTACGACTACAGGCCCTCGCCGCGGCAGCTAAGGAGAAGCAGCCCGAAACGCATGATGCACAGCACCTTAGCCGAGGTACGCCCTGTATGGCGGTCGCGTATCAGTATGCGGGACCGGACGCATGTTGTTACCCAAATGCGACCAACCACACTTTTTCGGGAATTTCGGCCGCAGGCAGTGACAGTTGAGTTACACAGTGCCACCGTTTGTCCATGGACCTCAACGACGCACCGTCAGATCCCGCCACCCGCCACACCCCCGTGTTCTGCACGATCATCCCGCCGCACATCCTCGACAACCTCGCCCGGTCCGACGACCCGGAACGGCACGAGCCCGCCCGCCGCACCCTGGAGCACGACCACGCACGGCGCGTCCAGCGGCGCGAGATCGCCGCCGCCGGCGGCCTCACCCCCGGCGAGCCCGGCGCCGCCCCCGACAAGCCCAACCGCACCATCTACGACGCCCGCCACCGGGAGAACCTGCCCGGTCACAAGGTGCACGGGGAGTCGGACGCCCCCGTCAAGGACGCCTCCGTCAACCGCGCCCACGCCGGACTCGGCGCCACCTTCGAGCTCTACCTCAAGATCTACGGCCGCAAGTCCATCGACGGCGCCGGCCTGCCGCTCAACGCGACCGTCCACTATGGCCGGAAGTACGACAACGCCTTCTGGGACGG
This Streptomyces decoyicus DNA region includes the following protein-coding sequences:
- a CDS encoding roadblock/LC7 domain-containing protein produces the protein MNSPTRRRVAEDKSWVLAPLLELPHVIHAAVISGDGFIEGASPGLKRDSAEGVAAMMSALQGAGRAVTAAFAEKDDTRLRQTVIESDEGFVFAIPAGENTCLAVFAGPEVNMGVVAHHMQVQVTTLGNKVMNSRARDLGNPA
- a CDS encoding cytochrome P450 family protein — encoded protein: MAQQGQQPYVIDPVGSDIHGEAARLRALGPATRTELPGGIEAWSVTSHTLLKQLLTDDRVSKNPREHWPLWQREEIRSSWLQSWIGVTNMFTAYGADHRRLRKLIAPAFTARRTDAMLPRVEAITTALLDGLAAHPAGEPVDLRARFSHPLPMQVICELFGFPEGEQRAELARLVAAIMDTTATPEQAGATAAAVHALLSGLVAAKRENPADDLTSLLVSARDDEGERMTEQELLDTLLLVIGAGHETTVDLLGNAVHALLTHPEQLKMVRSGEVPWNDVIEETLRWAPSIAALPLRFAVADIDLPGGPTIRKGEAILPAYAAAGRDPEFHGEAAAEFDIRRTRQEHLAFGHGVHHCLGAPLARMEARIALPALFARFPDLQLAVPSGELEPTGGFISGGLRSLPVRLTSG
- a CDS encoding DUF742 domain-containing protein, translating into MTPRQSSGRRLVPAYLATGGRAQPSRNTLDRLTLLHGVGMPITSEVRPEEHRILELLEPGALSLAEVAAHLHLPVSVVKVLVADLVDAGRLHARVPIPEAEQFDRQILERVLDGLRSLKS
- a CDS encoding GTP-binding protein, with the protein product MYLSGENQTLVKLLVAGPFGVGKTTLIRALSETPPLHTEEVMTQTGAIVDDLAGVREKTTTTVAIDFGRLTLPGDLVLYLFGTPGQKRFRPLWQDIARGALGALVLADTRRLADSFEVMDIVEEAGLRYAVAVNTFPDAPQYDVEKLREALDLHPETPLVLCDARDREQSVDALIALVGHVLAHTPEENPNP
- a CDS encoding DUF397 domain-containing protein; the encoded protein is MREFDLSTAQWRKSSYSDGNGGSCVEVSDAHPGVVPVRDSKAPHGPALVFPATGWSTFIHAVKDGQFPAA
- a CDS encoding cytochrome P450 family protein — translated: MTSPHQPGAAPPPGCPAHAATPYQQAPAQPDAQTPVKLYGPDFAADPHRFYAELRQYGALAPVEIAPEVTAMLVTDYRAALDLLHDDATWSKDSREWMTTVPPDTPVMPMLMWRPNVFWTDGPAHVRYRDVIVDSFRLVEPHELRARVHHAADTLIQRFGAHGEVDLIADYARLIPLLMFNNLFGMPDSYSDRLIEAIAGMLDGTSPEEAAAANEAYTNYIMELVGSKKAERGLDLTSWFMDHPNALNDEELIHNIILTMGAGNEPLANLIGNALSRMLSDDRYYNTLSGGALTAHDAINEVLWNDPPLTNYSAHFPVRDVFFHGTWVRKGQLVMVSYAAANSQFDTGTPGSGGGSHLAWAAGPHACPVKRHALLIATTAIERLTAWLSDIELAVDARELQWRNGAFHRALAALPARFTPITPDQAGATPWHNRDSSPTSSTRSEATSTERQPASAH
- the leuA gene encoding 2-isopropylmalate synthase encodes the protein MTNPSTPAGHAVGRPTPVTNATQLQQPSGMPVHRYGRYESVDIPDRTWPDNRITVAPRWLSTDLRDGNQALIDPMSPARKREMFDLLVRMGYKEIEVGFPSSGETDFAFVRSIIEEGAIPEDVTISVLTQAREELIERTVESLRGAHRATVHLYNATAPTFRRVVFRGSKEQVKQIAVDGTRLVMEYADKILGDETIFGYQYSPEIFTDTELDFALEVCEAVCDVWQPEEGREIILNLPATVERSTPSTHADRFEWMSRHLTRREHVCLSVHPHNDRGTAVAAAELAIMAGADRIEGCLFGQGERTGNVDLVTLGMNLFSQGVDPQIDFSQIDEIRRTSEYCNQMEIHPRHPYAGDLVYTAFSGSHQDAIKKGFDAMEAEATAAGRTVDDIEWAVPYLPIDPKDVGRSYEAVIRVNSQSGKGGIAYVLKNDHKLDLPRRMQIEFSRIIQEKTDTEGGEITPTAIWSAFQDEYLPNPQNPWGRIQVKNGQTTTDKDGIDTLTVEAEVDGAETVLVGTGNGPISAFFHALQGIGVDARLLDYQEHTMSEGASALAASYIECAIGDKVLWGIGIDANTTRASLKAVVSAVNRAGR
- a CDS encoding SGNH/GDSL hydrolase family protein, which encodes MTRLRMPALSRLALAGAAALAVVASALAPATTAAPARAADRPEYVALGDSYSAGVFVRPWDAEDGCGRSYRNYPHQVAERFGYHLRDVTCGAAEVVDGILEPQPSDKILGPPTIPPEGGWPELPPQLEALSADTDFVTVGIGGNSLGFGSVLAKCLELGLTQPLKTKPCTDHYTGGGAGADWLQDRFDRLDADFGRMMTAIHAAAPHAEVAVVGYPAIVPDNSGCTFLHWNQLGSVKKGDMPWLDGVERRLNDLLHRHAGHQNATYVDTYGPSVGHGVCRSGETKWMYGIRDNLTGDGDQTDPPTELCNDIPGTGEACTLVHPNARGLDNQAREVAKVLQHGRSTPPGLLTPPQD
- a CDS encoding ATP-binding protein, giving the protein MTSIPEALLWCLSAGTAAAVVLAALSIRARGQRAGLRTRLSAAEEQNSATLHSNTELSARLRATEAEIRHLAGTRLPDLTLALAHPHVPVPGLKDARFAGTETDHALSAVLEQVSDAITKERARVDAAAQSTLRGATTTIQALLYQLQTALQEMQHRYDDPSVAQDLLNADFLNEQALRRIQATGVVCGAWPGLTREDSYLAELVVGATSRLRGYERVQVSNQLRDPVAVVARAVEPIAITVTELLANALHHSHRELPVTITLQQGNRGASVIVDDYGVGMHDDEIKAAMELLSGDDSLLLTQLGDPPRSGFAAAGQLVRQYGFGVHVEPSPYGGVRAVVYIPGDPLLTVLDESTQPMSVMAPLPHRSGMPERSRSALPTGATTPPPAASAPAASPAPAAPSAASYEAPAQPAEGELPRRRRRKPVSELDESAERTDSLPPRSPEETGSRWAALQRGTESGRAAAQSEPPRSPEGNAQS
- a CDS encoding TerB family tellurite resistance protein, whose protein sequence is MHKMCVMGVRTSWRTVADGEFFCPDCGGDRNYLRRTGRRRLTLLGVPLLSRGAAGPVLECSACRGHFGPDALDHPTTVRFSAMLRDAVHTVTLALLAAGGTSSRAVRETAVDTVRAAGFADCSEDELLTLLAALAADTGRLTGTYDAVTGGHCGHQGLDPCGTALAIELHEALEPLAPHLAPAGRELLLLQGARIALADGSYTPAEREVLSTVGGALMLRPADTNRLLAAARTPS